A DNA window from Aestuariispira ectoiniformans contains the following coding sequences:
- the pdeM gene encoding ligase-associated DNA damage response endonuclease PdeM → MTASHPITLNDIALVADLSGALYWPARRTLVVADLHFEKGTSYARRAVFLPPYDSRTTLNRLEAALARYPVERVICLGDSFHDQTAFDRLDEQDHDRLAALVARHDWVWIAGNHDPQPPTSVGGTIREQLQEGNLTFQHEALKKRVYGEITGHFHPKAKINQRGRSLSRPCFIEDGRRLILPSFGAYTGGLNVLDPAISRHYPKGFTAHVIGKTKIHPIASRSLRGDRAA, encoded by the coding sequence GCCCTCGTGGCAGACCTGAGCGGCGCGCTTTATTGGCCCGCAAGGCGCACGCTTGTGGTGGCGGACCTGCATTTTGAAAAGGGCACCAGCTATGCCCGGCGGGCGGTTTTCCTGCCGCCCTATGACAGCCGGACAACCCTCAACCGGCTGGAAGCGGCCCTTGCACGATATCCGGTGGAGCGCGTGATCTGTCTGGGCGACAGTTTCCACGACCAGACTGCCTTCGACCGGCTGGACGAGCAGGACCACGATCGTCTCGCAGCGCTTGTTGCCCGCCACGACTGGGTCTGGATTGCCGGTAACCACGACCCACAACCGCCGACCAGCGTCGGCGGCACCATCCGGGAACAGTTACAGGAAGGCAACCTGACCTTTCAGCATGAGGCATTAAAGAAACGCGTCTACGGGGAGATTACCGGCCACTTTCACCCCAAAGCAAAAATCAACCAACGTGGGCGGAGCCTGTCCCGCCCCTGTTTCATCGAAGACGGCCGCCGGTTGATCCTGCCTTCATTCGGGGCCTACACGGGTGGATTGAATGTGTTGGACCCTGCGATTTCCCGCCATTACCCGAAGGGTTTCACCGCCCATGTCATCGGCAAGACCAAAATTCACCCTATCGCCAGCCGCAGCCTACGCGGCGACCGGGCGGCCTGA
- a CDS encoding metallophosphoesterase: MRLAIFSDLHLNRNQWTPPRTLEADLFIVPGDINDGLGGIRQTVALLGHPIVAVLGNHDCVGLDIDEAEGLFRTEAEETGSTLLARDVVILEDGKGPVRLIGCTLWTDFACMEPDGVAAGEVMALVKDWSSDYTDITRDGKPLAPVDFVSLFERDRTWLQHILAQPFDGRTIVVTHHGPSRRSVHPKYENSRYVPYYVADLEDMIRAYQPDLWIHGHTHMTVDYRIGETRVFANQLGTEFEPGSSDPVNPFQDNCVIDI, from the coding sequence ATGCGCCTTGCCATCTTCAGTGATCTTCACCTGAACCGAAACCAATGGACGCCGCCCCGGACCCTGGAGGCGGACCTGTTCATCGTTCCCGGCGACATTAACGACGGCCTTGGCGGCATTCGGCAAACCGTGGCGTTGCTGGGGCACCCCATCGTGGCAGTTCTGGGCAATCATGATTGTGTCGGCCTCGATATCGACGAGGCAGAAGGATTGTTCCGCACCGAGGCCGAGGAAACCGGATCGACACTGCTTGCCCGTGACGTGGTGATCCTTGAAGACGGGAAAGGTCCGGTCCGCCTGATCGGCTGTACGCTTTGGACTGATTTTGCCTGCATGGAACCCGATGGGGTCGCTGCCGGCGAGGTTATGGCGCTTGTGAAGGACTGGAGCAGCGATTACACGGATATCACGCGGGATGGGAAACCGTTGGCCCCCGTGGATTTTGTATCTCTGTTCGAGCGGGACCGCACTTGGTTGCAGCACATCTTGGCCCAGCCGTTTGACGGACGCACCATCGTCGTCACGCATCACGGCCCCTCTCGGCGCAGCGTCCACCCCAAATACGAAAACAGCCGCTATGTCCCCTATTATGTGGCGGACCTGGAAGATATGATCCGGGCCTACCAGCCGGACCTCTGGATACATGGTCACACGCATATGACCGTCGATTACCGGATCGGAGAAACACGCGTCTTTGCCAATCAACTGGGCACCGAGTTTGAACCGGGCAGCAGCGATCCGGTGAACCCATTCCAGGACAACTGCGTCATAGATATCTAG
- a CDS encoding LysR substrate-binding domain-containing protein, giving the protein MVQTTYDLDVLRSFVAGVDLQSFAKAADRQGRSTSAISAQLKRLEQQAGVPLFRKAGRGLALTEAGEMLLSYARRLLDLNDEVVIAMLGAAAEGVLRIGLQHDFADSLLPKILGRFARAHPKVRIEAEIARNHELLKHVSEGDLDFALAWEDREAACPDGEAIGLLPMCWIGAGDGQAFAPGRDGEPVALVVYDDRCRFRQAAVCALDSVGRPWRIGLTSPNLSGIWAGVSAGLGITVRTAFALPTSVNALDGPLVGLPALPALNLAIYRSNSRLAPVAEQLIAIVKDEIGNASASITSA; this is encoded by the coding sequence ATGGTTCAAACCACCTATGATCTGGATGTTCTTCGCAGTTTTGTTGCTGGCGTTGATCTGCAAAGCTTTGCAAAGGCGGCGGACCGCCAGGGGCGCTCGACATCTGCTATCAGTGCGCAGTTGAAGCGGCTTGAACAACAGGCGGGCGTTCCCCTCTTTCGGAAGGCGGGACGGGGACTTGCCCTGACCGAAGCGGGGGAGATGCTCTTGTCCTATGCGCGTCGGCTGCTGGACCTCAATGACGAGGTGGTGATTGCCATGCTGGGCGCGGCGGCGGAAGGCGTGTTACGGATCGGCCTGCAGCATGACTTTGCGGATTCCCTGTTGCCGAAAATATTGGGGCGTTTCGCGCGGGCCCATCCCAAAGTCAGGATCGAGGCCGAAATTGCCCGCAATCATGAGCTTCTGAAGCATGTATCCGAAGGTGATCTGGATTTTGCCCTGGCCTGGGAAGACAGGGAGGCCGCTTGTCCGGATGGAGAGGCGATCGGTTTGCTGCCGATGTGCTGGATCGGGGCGGGAGATGGTCAAGCCTTTGCGCCGGGCCGCGACGGGGAACCAGTCGCGCTTGTTGTTTATGATGACCGTTGCCGGTTCCGGCAGGCGGCGGTCTGCGCCCTGGATAGTGTCGGCCGTCCCTGGCGTATCGGGCTGACCAGTCCGAACCTGTCGGGAATCTGGGCAGGTGTTTCCGCAGGGTTGGGGATCACCGTACGTACGGCCTTCGCACTGCCAACGTCCGTTAACGCTCTCGATGGTCCGCTGGTAGGCCTTCCTGCACTCCCCGCCCTGAACCTTGCCATTTATCGCAGTAATAGTCGGCTTGCACCGGTTGCAGAACAGTTGATTGCAATTGTGAAGGACGAGATCGGCAACGCGTCCGCGTCAATCACTTCGGCCTAG
- a CDS encoding SDR family NAD(P)-dependent oxidoreductase codes for MSMAIDLSGKVAVVTGGGTGIGRAISLTLAHHGASVAIVYSRSRQDAENTVSTIKETGGQALALQADVCQDGQVKAMISSVVETFGGIDYLVNNAAITKQLPFDDLDAIEDNDWDRLYATNVKGAFFCSRAAAPYLKAGPGGAIVNIGSIAGETGYGSSIPYAVSKAAMHGLTKSLARALAPQVRVNGVMPGAVLTRWWEGDEDKMHALSGTLPLQRISTPEDIADTTLMLLTAQSVTGQNIKAENGQTL; via the coding sequence ATGAGCATGGCGATAGACCTCTCGGGAAAGGTCGCCGTTGTAACCGGCGGCGGCACAGGTATCGGCCGGGCGATCAGTCTGACCCTGGCGCACCACGGTGCATCTGTTGCAATCGTCTATTCCCGCAGTCGGCAAGATGCGGAAAATACTGTCAGCACCATCAAGGAGACCGGCGGTCAGGCCTTGGCGCTGCAGGCGGACGTCTGCCAGGACGGTCAGGTGAAGGCGATGATCTCTTCAGTCGTGGAAACCTTCGGCGGGATCGACTATCTGGTCAATAACGCCGCCATTACCAAACAGCTTCCCTTCGACGACCTCGATGCGATTGAAGACAATGACTGGGACCGTCTCTATGCCACCAATGTGAAAGGCGCCTTCTTTTGCAGCCGCGCCGCCGCCCCCTACCTTAAGGCGGGCCCCGGAGGCGCAATTGTGAATATCGGCAGTATCGCCGGTGAAACGGGATATGGCTCATCGATCCCCTATGCCGTTTCCAAGGCAGCAATGCATGGCCTCACAAAGTCGCTGGCCCGGGCACTTGCCCCGCAGGTCAGGGTCAACGGAGTCATGCCGGGCGCGGTCCTGACCAGATGGTGGGAAGGCGATGAAGATAAGATGCACGCCCTGTCCGGCACCCTTCCCCTGCAACGTATCTCAACCCCGGAGGACATCGCCGACACAACGCTTATGCTCCTGACGGCACAGTCGGTCACCGGCCAGAACATCAAGGCGGAAAACGGTCAGACCTTGTGA
- a CDS encoding YbhB/YbcL family Raf kinase inhibitor-like protein, protein MKLETKAFANGGIIPEKYAFGKVDPETHVTLSDNWNPGFTWSGLPSGTQSLALICHDPDAPSRPDNVNKEGKVVGKEVPRVDFYHWVLVDIPVTLEGIQEGAVSNGVSPKGKHFGPMPEGIAGVNSYTDWFAGDPDMGGYYGGYDGPCPPWNDVLVHHYHFTLFALDVETLGLGDKFTGPTAIAAMEGHILDKARWSGTYSLNPASED, encoded by the coding sequence ATGAAACTGGAAACAAAAGCCTTTGCCAATGGCGGCATCATTCCGGAGAAATATGCCTTTGGCAAAGTTGATCCGGAAACCCATGTTACCCTGAGCGATAACTGGAACCCCGGCTTTACCTGGAGCGGCCTGCCATCAGGCACGCAATCCCTTGCCCTGATCTGTCACGACCCGGATGCCCCGTCCCGGCCCGACAACGTCAACAAGGAAGGCAAGGTGGTCGGTAAGGAAGTGCCACGGGTTGATTTCTACCATTGGGTTCTGGTTGATATCCCGGTCACCCTGGAGGGCATTCAGGAAGGGGCGGTATCAAACGGCGTATCCCCCAAAGGCAAGCATTTCGGCCCCATGCCCGAGGGGATCGCCGGCGTCAATTCCTACACGGACTGGTTCGCCGGTGACCCGGACATGGGCGGCTATTACGGCGGTTACGACGGCCCCTGCCCGCCCTGGAACGACGTGCTTGTCCATCATTATCATTTCACCCTGTTTGCATTGGATGTGGAAACGCTGGGCCTGGGAGACAAATTTACCGGCCCGACAGCGATTGCAGCCATGGAAGGCCATATCCTGGACAAGGCCCGCTGGTCGGGCACATACAGCCTAAATCCCGCATCGGAGGATTGA
- a CDS encoding substrate-binding periplasmic protein yields MHSFPGFPRQKFLSPSVVGVVLLGLGCLFPLSAEADQAVPREITITTGEYAPFNSSTFKYGGFIPRIITEAFRLKGVTAHIKFYPWARAYKLSKAGEVDGTAQWYDSEERRQFHVYSDPIFKETVVWFHLKETKFDWTDLKSLKSLRIGAVHGYTYTKEFYDLIKSGDLQVQFVGDDEQNYKKLLARRIDVVPEVLDVGLYIINRNYPPETAQLFTQHDQPFFSSYTYLLMPRQKKASTTLIALFNEGLKTLRDEGMIEQYLLESREGRYNPD; encoded by the coding sequence ATGCATAGTTTCCCCGGATTTCCACGACAAAAGTTCCTGTCCCCTTCCGTCGTTGGCGTAGTTCTTCTAGGTCTGGGGTGCCTCTTCCCCCTTTCCGCTGAGGCGGATCAAGCCGTCCCGCGGGAGATAACCATCACCACGGGGGAATATGCCCCGTTTAATTCCAGCACCTTTAAATATGGCGGCTTCATTCCCCGCATTATAACCGAAGCCTTCCGACTGAAGGGGGTGACGGCGCATATCAAATTCTATCCCTGGGCCCGCGCCTATAAATTGTCGAAAGCCGGAGAGGTCGACGGAACGGCGCAATGGTACGACTCCGAAGAACGGCGGCAGTTCCACGTCTATAGCGATCCGATTTTCAAGGAAACGGTGGTCTGGTTTCACCTGAAAGAGACGAAATTCGACTGGACCGATCTGAAAAGCCTGAAAAGCTTAAGAATTGGAGCCGTGCACGGTTATACTTACACCAAAGAATTCTATGACCTGATCAAATCGGGCGACCTTCAGGTGCAATTCGTCGGAGACGACGAACAAAATTATAAAAAGCTCCTCGCGCGCCGCATCGACGTTGTGCCGGAAGTTCTGGACGTGGGGCTTTACATCATCAATCGAAACTACCCGCCGGAAACCGCGCAATTGTTCACCCAACACGACCAGCCGTTCTTTTCCAGTTACACCTATCTGCTGATGCCCAGGCAAAAAAAAGCGTCCACGACCCTGATTGCCTTGTTCAACGAGGGGCTCAAAACCCTGCGAGACGAAGGGATGATCGAACAATATCTTCTTGAGTCTCGCGAAGGGAGGTACAATCCTGACTAG
- a CDS encoding substrate-binding periplasmic protein, protein MKISRLLYAAALILFLACPATVQAADFTQVRIVAAEFPPYSYWQDGKLRGVAVDKIRAILKKLNIQKRIELYPWSRAYRIGLTTPGALLFSVARTPDRAKKFKWVGRIVHYDVKLFRRTDRANIQVSSLKDLQRYRVGGLINDVKTNYLTDNGVAIETYGDEDNGVRMLLRGRLDIMPSDVESMYFRLLKLDHAPKDVVPLYDLPAISRPLYAAFHAKTDEAIVSAFRTALDEIGEIPPEGNETIN, encoded by the coding sequence ATGAAAATCTCACGTCTGCTTTATGCCGCAGCCCTTATCCTGTTCCTTGCCTGCCCGGCCACCGTCCAGGCTGCCGATTTCACGCAGGTCCGGATCGTAGCCGCCGAATTTCCACCATACAGCTATTGGCAGGACGGCAAGCTGCGCGGCGTTGCCGTCGACAAAATCCGCGCAATCCTGAAAAAGCTGAACATCCAAAAAAGGATTGAGCTTTACCCCTGGTCCCGCGCCTATCGCATTGGCCTGACCACGCCGGGTGCGCTGTTGTTTTCCGTTGCAAGGACGCCGGACCGCGCGAAAAAATTCAAATGGGTGGGCCGCATCGTCCATTACGACGTAAAACTATTCCGGCGGACGGATCGTGCGAACATACAGGTCAGCAGCCTGAAAGACCTGCAGCGTTACCGCGTGGGCGGCCTGATCAACGACGTGAAGACAAACTATCTCACCGACAACGGCGTTGCCATAGAGACCTATGGAGACGAAGACAACGGCGTGCGCATGCTTCTGCGGGGGCGGTTGGATATTATGCCATCGGATGTGGAATCCATGTATTTCCGCCTTCTCAAACTGGACCACGCCCCCAAAGATGTCGTTCCTCTCTATGACCTGCCGGCAATTTCAAGGCCGCTCTATGCCGCTTTTCATGCAAAAACGGATGAAGCCATTGTCAGCGCATTCCGGACAGCCCTGGACGAGATTGGTGAAATCCCGCCCGAAGGCAACGAAACCATCAACTGA
- a CDS encoding propionyl-CoA synthetase — MARRFDEIYTESLENPEKFWADVAQEIDWYKPWDKVLDDSGAPHFYKWFAGAECNTCYNAVDRHVENGRGDQAAIIYDSPITGHKKTLTYSQLQDKVARCAGMLADLGVTKGDRVIIYMPMIPQAAVSMLACARIGAVHSVVFGGFAPHELATRIEDAKPKVILSASCGIEPGRIISYKPMLDAALEQAPGHVEKVVIVQREQETCELTAGRDLDWKEAMDAATPVDCVPLAATDPLYILYTSGTTGQPKGVLRDNGGHMAALKWSMKNIYDVEPGEVYWAASDVGWVVGHSYIVYGPLLHGCTTILFEGKPVGTPDAGVFWRVIEEHGVTTLFTAPTAFRAIKKEDPNGKLLADYDLSCFRALFLAGERCDPDTLEWAKSKLGVPVIDHWWQTETGWSIAANCMGIEMLPVKPGSPTRAVPGHDVRILDTDGHELPRGQMGAICVKLPLPPGCLPTLWGADQRFIDAYLAEYPGYYQTGDAGYMDDDGYIFVMSRTDDIINVAGHRLSTGAMEEVLAAHPDVAECAVIGVHDPLKGQLPLGFMVLKAGVDRSEDDIVKEVVKMVREQIGPVAAFKQALVVPRLPKTRSGKILRGTMRKIADHEEWKMPATIDDPAILDEISDGLRSIGYGD; from the coding sequence ATGGCTCGTCGTTTTGACGAAATCTATACGGAAAGTTTGGAGAACCCCGAAAAATTCTGGGCCGATGTCGCCCAGGAGATCGACTGGTACAAACCGTGGGACAAGGTCCTCGACGACAGTGGCGCCCCTCACTTTTACAAATGGTTTGCAGGCGCGGAATGCAACACCTGCTATAACGCAGTAGACCGCCATGTGGAAAACGGTCGCGGCGATCAGGCAGCGATCATTTACGACAGCCCAATCACCGGCCATAAAAAGACACTCACCTATAGCCAGTTGCAGGACAAGGTCGCGCGCTGTGCCGGGATGCTGGCAGACCTCGGTGTTACCAAGGGCGACCGCGTCATCATCTATATGCCGATGATCCCGCAGGCGGCAGTGTCAATGCTTGCCTGCGCGCGCATAGGCGCTGTGCATTCGGTGGTTTTCGGCGGCTTCGCCCCGCATGAACTGGCGACCCGTATCGAAGACGCCAAGCCAAAAGTCATCCTGAGCGCCTCCTGCGGGATCGAGCCGGGCCGGATCATCTCCTATAAGCCAATGCTGGACGCCGCCCTGGAGCAGGCCCCCGGCCATGTGGAGAAGGTCGTCATCGTCCAGCGCGAACAGGAAACCTGTGAGTTGACCGCCGGACGGGATTTGGACTGGAAAGAGGCCATGGATGCCGCAACGCCCGTCGATTGCGTGCCCTTGGCGGCAACCGATCCGCTGTACATCCTCTATACCTCCGGCACCACCGGCCAGCCGAAAGGCGTGCTGCGGGACAATGGCGGGCATATGGCAGCCCTGAAATGGTCCATGAAGAATATCTACGATGTGGAACCGGGCGAGGTTTACTGGGCCGCATCGGACGTGGGCTGGGTCGTGGGTCATTCCTACATCGTCTACGGCCCGCTGCTGCACGGTTGTACGACCATCCTGTTCGAGGGCAAACCTGTGGGCACGCCGGACGCCGGTGTTTTCTGGCGTGTGATCGAGGAACATGGCGTGACCACGCTGTTCACCGCGCCGACTGCCTTCCGGGCGATCAAAAAGGAAGACCCGAACGGCAAGCTGTTAGCCGATTATGACCTGAGCTGTTTCCGCGCGCTCTTCCTGGCAGGCGAACGCTGTGATCCAGACACACTGGAATGGGCTAAGAGCAAACTGGGCGTGCCGGTCATCGACCACTGGTGGCAGACGGAAACCGGATGGTCGATCGCGGCCAACTGCATGGGCATTGAAATGCTGCCCGTCAAACCGGGCTCGCCGACGCGGGCCGTTCCCGGCCATGATGTCCGCATATTGGATACCGACGGGCACGAACTTCCCCGTGGCCAGATGGGTGCCATTTGCGTCAAACTGCCCCTCCCGCCGGGCTGTCTGCCCACCCTCTGGGGAGCGGACCAGCGTTTCATCGACGCCTATCTTGCGGAATATCCCGGCTATTATCAGACAGGAGATGCAGGGTATATGGATGACGATGGCTATATCTTTGTCATGTCGCGCACCGACGATATCATCAATGTGGCCGGACACCGCCTGTCGACCGGTGCGATGGAGGAAGTCCTCGCCGCCCATCCCGATGTGGCCGAATGCGCGGTCATTGGCGTTCACGATCCGCTCAAAGGTCAGCTTCCCCTGGGTTTCATGGTTCTCAAGGCCGGCGTCGACCGGTCAGAGGATGATATCGTCAAGGAAGTCGTGAAGATGGTCCGGGAACAGATCGGCCCCGTGGCGGCCTTCAAACAGGCACTGGTGGTACCACGCCTTCCCAAGACCCGATCCGGCAAGATTCTGCGCGGTACAATGCGCAAGATCGCAGATCACGAAGAATGGAAAATGCCTGCCACGATCGATGATCCGGCTATCCTGGACGAGATCAGCGACGGATTGCGCAGCATTGGCTACGGCGACTAA
- a CDS encoding DUF1013 domain-containing protein, with translation MTKLLMPKATGVWLIDNTMLTFEQIADFTGLHSLEVQALADGDVAPGMQGMDPVQNGQLTAEEIKRCEGDSNARLKMAKTDIPQPVVRHKGPRYTPVSKRADKPDGIAWLLKFHPELNDTQIGRLIGTTKPTIAAIRDRTHWNSPNLKPRSPIELGLCSQIDLATEIQKAIKAGRQPLEELPAPEEDNEPMFGKPDAGPTWEGLE, from the coding sequence ATGACCAAGCTTCTCATGCCCAAGGCCACCGGGGTCTGGCTGATCGACAACACCATGCTGACCTTTGAGCAGATTGCCGACTTTACCGGTCTGCACAGCCTTGAGGTTCAGGCACTGGCCGATGGCGATGTGGCGCCGGGCATGCAGGGAATGGACCCGGTTCAGAATGGCCAGTTGACGGCTGAAGAAATCAAGCGTTGCGAAGGGGATTCGAACGCACGGCTGAAAATGGCCAAAACGGACATTCCCCAGCCGGTCGTTCGTCACAAGGGCCCGCGCTATACGCCGGTTTCCAAGCGTGCGGACAAGCCCGATGGCATCGCCTGGTTGTTGAAATTCCATCCGGAACTGAACGACACGCAGATCGGTCGCCTGATCGGCACGACCAAGCCGACGATTGCCGCGATCCGCGACCGGACACATTGGAATTCCCCGAACCTGAAGCCGCGCTCCCCGATTGAACTGGGACTGTGCAGCCAGATTGATCTGGCGACCGAAATCCAGAAAGCCATCAAGGCGGGCCGTCAGCCCTTGGAAGAGCTGCCGGCACCGGAAGAAGATAACGAACCGATGTTCGGCAAGCCCGATGCGGGCCCGACCTGGGAAGGGTTGGAATAA
- a CDS encoding phasin family protein, translated as MTAAKKATAAKAEAKQINDAVAVGKETVEKAVAATKEQVEKASDAALRGYDELATLNKDNMDAFVKAANIMSKGVEDMGKAYWTFAQSSVETGVEASKAMMGARTITDVIDIQTDLMRNAVDNAIAESTKLTEMAFQVTNESAAPLQKRYAVAVEKAAKPVAL; from the coding sequence ATGACCGCTGCAAAGAAAGCAACCGCTGCCAAAGCGGAAGCGAAGCAGATCAATGATGCGGTCGCGGTTGGTAAAGAGACCGTCGAGAAGGCGGTCGCCGCGACCAAGGAACAAGTCGAGAAAGCCTCTGACGCTGCCCTGCGCGGCTATGATGAGCTGGCGACCCTGAACAAAGACAACATGGATGCCTTTGTCAAAGCCGCCAACATCATGTCCAAAGGCGTTGAGGATATGGGCAAGGCCTATTGGACCTTTGCACAGTCTTCTGTTGAAACCGGTGTTGAGGCCAGCAAGGCAATGATGGGCGCACGTACCATCACGGACGTGATCGACATTCAGACCGACCTGATGCGCAATGCGGTGGACAACGCCATCGCGGAAAGCACCAAGCTGACCGAAATGGCGTTCCAGGTAACCAACGAATCCGCTGCACCGCTGCAGAAGCGCTATGCCGTGGCTGTGGAAAAGGCTGCGAAGCCGGTCGCTCTGTAA